Proteins from a single region of Rhodovibrio salinarum DSM 9154:
- a CDS encoding TIGR01244 family sulfur transferase, which produces MDARQITESFAVAGQLRPEDMQAAADAGYTTVINNRPDHEGGPEQPTAQDCAQAAEAAGLSYHYLPMTPDQLSPELVSSFQQALSESQGPVLAHCKSGPRSLVLWGLAQVCHQGRDIDTVLQEAHAQGFDLSHLKPLFQAFQQQTAAG; this is translated from the coding sequence ATGGATGCGCGCCAGATCACCGAGAGCTTCGCCGTCGCCGGCCAGCTCCGACCGGAGGATATGCAGGCGGCCGCAGATGCCGGCTATACGACGGTCATCAACAACCGTCCGGACCACGAAGGCGGTCCCGAGCAGCCGACTGCCCAGGACTGCGCCCAAGCGGCCGAAGCCGCTGGTTTGAGCTATCACTATCTGCCGATGACCCCGGACCAGTTGAGTCCGGAACTGGTTTCGAGCTTCCAGCAGGCACTGAGCGAAAGCCAAGGCCCCGTGCTCGCCCACTGCAAGTCGGGGCCACGCTCGCTCGTGCTCTGGGGGCTCGCCCAGGTCTGCCATCAGGGGCGGGATATCGATACGGTGCTGCAGGAAGCCCACGCTCAGGGCTTTGACCTTTCCCACCTGAAGCCGTTGTTCCAGGCGTTCCAGCAACAGACCGCGGCTGGGTAA
- a CDS encoding DNA polymerase III subunit chi: MTEVRFYHLTRTSLEQALPQLLERALQREWKAVVMAGSEARVEQLNQHLWTYQERGFLPHGSSKDGYAELQPVWLTTGDENPNGAHVAFLVDGATTAQPEAFGVIAEMFDGNDPEAVQGARQRWKAYRQAGHELTYWQQDERGRWKKGA, from the coding sequence ATGACCGAGGTGCGCTTCTACCACCTGACCCGGACGAGCCTTGAACAGGCCCTGCCCCAGTTGCTGGAGCGGGCGCTGCAGCGCGAATGGAAGGCGGTCGTGATGGCCGGTTCCGAGGCGCGGGTCGAGCAGTTGAACCAGCACCTCTGGACCTATCAGGAACGTGGCTTTCTGCCGCACGGCTCATCCAAGGACGGGTACGCCGAGTTGCAGCCGGTCTGGCTCACGACCGGGGACGAGAACCCGAACGGTGCGCACGTCGCCTTCCTCGTGGATGGGGCCACGACCGCGCAGCCGGAAGCCTTCGGGGTGATCGCCGAGATGTTCGACGGCAACGATCCCGAGGCGGTGCAGGGTGCCCGGCAGCGCTGGAAAGCCTACCGCCAGGCCGGGCACGAGCTGACCTATTGGCAGCAAGACGAACGCGGGCGGTGGAAGAAGGGCGCATGA
- a CDS encoding cupin domain-containing protein yields MDKISLGQAFAGFSDTWSPKVAGDINEFQVKLAKLEGAFEWHHHDREDELFLVWSGRLLMHYRDRTVELHPGDFIVVPHGVEHLPEAPDGICEVLLLEPGSTVNTGNVTSDRTVAKPERLD; encoded by the coding sequence ATGGATAAGATCAGCCTCGGACAAGCGTTTGCCGGTTTCTCCGATACCTGGAGCCCGAAGGTCGCCGGCGATATCAACGAGTTCCAGGTCAAGCTGGCCAAGCTGGAAGGCGCGTTCGAGTGGCATCACCACGACCGGGAGGATGAGCTTTTCCTGGTGTGGTCGGGGCGCTTGCTGATGCACTACCGCGACCGGACGGTGGAACTGCACCCTGGCGACTTCATCGTTGTCCCGCACGGTGTGGAGCATCTGCCGGAGGCACCGGACGGGATCTGCGAGGTTCTGTTGCTGGAACCCGGCAGCACGGTGAACACCGGCAATGTGACCAGCGACCGGACCGTGGCGAAGCCCGAGCGCCTCGACTGA
- the pdxA gene encoding 4-hydroxythreonine-4-phosphate dehydrogenase PdxA, whose translation MSKPRVHDRPTPEVPLALTMGEPAGIGGEIALAAWLQRASAGLTPFVLLDDPARLRALADHLGWSVPVVEVARAGEATDAFAEGLPVLPHLLPVHPAPGNPTGETAEAVLASIREAVRLTRAGETAAVVTNPIAKHVLTATGFDHPGHTEYLAWLAADGGPVPEPVMLLTCPELSVVPVTIHIPLAEVARRLSQSAIEHAGRVTAQAMARDFGIAHPRLAVAGVNPHASENGTIGREDIEIVAPACQTLRAEGIEVAGPLSADTLFHPRARQGYDAVLCMYHDQALIPIKTIDFARGVNATLGLPFVRTSPDHGTAFGIAGTGQADPASLIEALTTARRMARGRARSTTTA comes from the coding sequence ATGAGCAAACCGCGCGTCCACGATAGACCAACTCCAGAGGTCCCCCTCGCGCTCACGATGGGCGAGCCGGCCGGCATCGGCGGCGAAATCGCGCTTGCGGCCTGGCTTCAGCGCGCGTCGGCAGGGCTCACGCCGTTCGTGCTGCTCGACGATCCCGCGCGGCTGCGGGCGCTTGCCGACCACCTCGGCTGGTCGGTACCGGTCGTGGAGGTCGCACGCGCCGGGGAAGCCACGGACGCGTTCGCCGAGGGTTTGCCTGTGCTGCCGCACCTCCTGCCGGTTCACCCGGCGCCGGGTAACCCGACCGGGGAGACCGCAGAGGCGGTGCTCGCCAGCATTCGGGAGGCCGTGCGCCTGACCCGCGCGGGCGAAACGGCGGCGGTTGTGACCAACCCGATCGCCAAGCACGTCCTGACAGCCACCGGCTTCGACCATCCAGGCCATACCGAATACCTCGCCTGGCTCGCCGCGGACGGCGGCCCGGTGCCAGAACCGGTGATGCTGCTCACCTGCCCGGAGCTGAGCGTCGTGCCGGTGACGATCCACATCCCGCTTGCCGAGGTGGCGCGGCGCCTGAGCCAATCGGCGATCGAACACGCCGGCCGCGTGACCGCCCAGGCGATGGCCCGCGACTTCGGCATCGCGCATCCGCGCCTGGCGGTCGCGGGCGTGAACCCACACGCCAGCGAAAACGGCACGATCGGCCGCGAGGACATCGAGATCGTAGCCCCCGCCTGCCAGACGCTGCGCGCGGAGGGCATCGAGGTCGCCGGGCCGCTCAGCGCCGACACGCTGTTCCACCCACGTGCCCGCCAGGGCTACGACGCAGTTCTGTGCATGTATCACGACCAGGCGCTGATTCCGATCAAGACGATCGACTTCGCGCGCGGGGTCAACGCCACCTTGGGTCTGCCGTTCGTGCGCACCTCGCCCGATCACGGCACGGCCTTTGGCATCGCCGGTACCGGTCAGGCGGACCCGGCCAGCCTGATCGAGGCGCTGACCACCGCCCGCCGAATGGCCCGCGGCCGCGCACGTTCCACCACAACCGCCTGA
- a CDS encoding DMT family transporter: MANILLFTITVLIWGTTWIAIAAQVGEVPILLSICLRFALAGVVMLAGLSVLGRVRRPPVWRFVVVQALCLFCFNFVGFYTASGLMASGLVAVVFSLASIFNAINARIFFGDRITARTILAGVLGATGLVLIFWQDLFAGFDAATVQGIGWAALGTLLFSFGNMASRRNGELGITPVTANSWGMCIGALALAGMFVASGQPVGMTSDPVYWGALAYLALIGSVIGFTTYLMLVARIGSARAGYATVIFPVVALTISTVVEGYSWTSLGLVGVGLTLLGNVVMFWRPRGSGAARLFADPQPAGNRRFRPSGGTRR; encoded by the coding sequence ATGGCCAATATTCTGCTTTTTACAATCACCGTCCTCATCTGGGGCACGACGTGGATCGCCATCGCGGCGCAGGTGGGCGAGGTGCCGATTCTGCTCTCGATCTGCCTGCGCTTCGCGTTGGCGGGCGTGGTGATGCTGGCGGGGCTGTCGGTTTTGGGGCGGGTTCGCCGGCCCCCCGTCTGGCGGTTCGTCGTTGTCCAGGCCCTATGCCTGTTCTGCTTTAATTTTGTCGGTTTCTACACAGCCTCCGGCCTGATGGCTTCGGGACTGGTCGCGGTGGTCTTCTCGCTAGCCTCCATCTTCAACGCGATCAATGCGCGAATCTTTTTCGGGGACCGGATCACGGCGCGGACGATCCTGGCCGGGGTCCTCGGCGCGACGGGGCTGGTATTGATCTTCTGGCAGGATCTGTTTGCCGGCTTCGATGCCGCGACCGTCCAAGGCATCGGCTGGGCGGCGCTCGGCACGTTGCTGTTCTCCTTCGGCAACATGGCCTCTCGGCGCAACGGCGAACTGGGGATCACGCCGGTCACGGCTAACAGCTGGGGTATGTGCATCGGGGCCCTCGCGTTGGCAGGGATGTTCGTTGCGAGCGGCCAGCCCGTGGGGATGACGTCGGACCCGGTCTACTGGGGGGCGCTGGCGTATCTCGCGCTCATCGGGTCGGTGATCGGCTTTACGACCTACCTGATGCTGGTCGCGCGGATCGGGTCGGCGCGCGCCGGCTATGCGACCGTGATCTTTCCCGTGGTCGCGTTGACGATTTCGACTGTGGTCGAAGGATATAGCTGGACGTCGCTGGGGCTGGTCGGGGTCGGCCTGACGCTGCTTGGGAACGTGGTCATGTTTTGGCGTCCGCGCGGTTCCGGGGCCGCCAGGCTCTTCGCCGATCCACAACCGGCTGGAAATCGCCGTTTCCGGCCTTCCGGCGGCACACGCAGGTGA
- a CDS encoding ATP-binding protein yields the protein MSAKSTIIRDLPTVTAEMRCGAVFELMRQYESGPAFAVLDSADWPVGLIARHALLQALAHPVTYALYENRPVRLLMNRDPLVIEAEDTIDRVSERIANDHPDAVDDGFIVVEDGRYLGIGTVLALLNSSVQNARTQIAELEVARTVAEHANQAKSTFLANMSHELRTPLNAVLGFADLLATGTAGPVSDRQAEYLRDIQSSGQRLLDLINDLLDLSRAESGRLDLVETRVDPTCLIEEVQRMLAPRVLGADIVFATEIATDAWVTADERKLLQILMNLATNAVKFTPSGGSVTMGAELQDDGGMLLWVRDTGVGIPSEELETVMTPFGRGREAMARQIEGSGIGLALTRVLVELHGGHLFLESAPKQGTTACAVLPAERTLQTKNEDQEQQQLSAGG from the coding sequence GTGAGCGCCAAATCGACGATCATTCGCGATCTACCGACCGTGACCGCCGAGATGCGCTGCGGGGCGGTGTTCGAGTTGATGCGGCAATACGAATCCGGCCCGGCGTTCGCGGTGTTGGACTCGGCCGATTGGCCGGTGGGGCTGATCGCTCGCCACGCCTTGCTGCAGGCGCTCGCGCATCCGGTGACCTATGCCCTTTACGAAAATCGGCCCGTGCGTCTGTTGATGAACCGCGACCCGTTGGTGATCGAGGCAGAGGACACCATCGACCGGGTTTCTGAGCGGATTGCCAACGACCATCCGGATGCGGTGGACGATGGTTTCATCGTCGTCGAGGACGGCCGCTATCTCGGCATTGGCACGGTCTTGGCCCTGCTGAACAGCTCGGTCCAAAACGCGCGCACGCAGATTGCCGAACTGGAGGTGGCCCGCACCGTCGCGGAACACGCCAACCAGGCCAAGAGCACGTTTTTGGCGAACATGAGCCACGAATTGCGCACTCCTCTGAACGCCGTGCTTGGGTTCGCCGATCTGCTGGCGACCGGTACGGCTGGACCGGTGAGTGACCGTCAGGCGGAGTATTTGCGGGATATCCAGAGCAGCGGACAGCGGCTGCTTGATCTGATCAACGATTTGCTCGACCTGTCGCGCGCGGAATCCGGGCGTCTGGATCTGGTCGAGACCCGGGTCGATCCGACCTGTCTGATCGAGGAGGTGCAACGCATGCTGGCCCCGCGCGTCCTAGGGGCGGACATCGTGTTCGCAACCGAGATCGCCACGGACGCCTGGGTAACTGCCGATGAGCGGAAGCTGCTGCAGATCCTGATGAATCTGGCGACCAATGCGGTGAAATTCACGCCAAGCGGCGGTTCGGTCACGATGGGGGCTGAGCTGCAGGATGATGGCGGCATGCTGTTGTGGGTACGCGATACTGGTGTGGGAATCCCGTCGGAGGAGTTGGAAACCGTCATGACGCCCTTTGGGCGTGGGCGAGAGGCAATGGCACGTCAGATCGAGGGGAGCGGGATCGGCCTGGCGCTAACGCGTGTCCTGGTCGAGCTGCATGGGGGGCATCTCTTCCTGGAGAGTGCCCCGAAGCAGGGGACCACGGCATGCGCGGTTTTACCGGCCGAGCGGACGCTGCAGACCAAAAACGAGGACCAGGAGCAGCAACAGCTGTCGGCCGGCGGGTGA
- a CDS encoding peptidylprolyl isomerase, with protein MSRLLPRLSGLLVVAALALGALQPAAGQQTLRATAVVNDQVISGLDVEMRMRLVMLSAGISQEQANRARLRDQVLRNLINEQLQLQAAERYGYSVSEEEIDQAVSQVAQNNNMSADQFLAILRQNNVPVATFREQMRANLAWQKVIRNRLTRQVSISDEDVDDAMERYRSRQGERQYRVREIFLAVDDENELPRVRQTAQRLMQQLRQGAEFGALARQFSQSPTAADNGEIGWVTPENLPEAVADAVTEMQPGQLVGPVRGYSGLHLVNLLDTRVLSPSNETVDLRQLFTPVPDNADAEAVQAAKDRLNRLAEPADGCSTFSTLADDSEQARTSDIDDVKMSALPDEIRPKIADLPLETPSEPVEVAGGYAVLMVCARSGGIDREEIRRNLQRERLNMLAQRYMRDLRRQANIEFQTDSGRRNAQEAG; from the coding sequence ATGAGTCGTCTCCTCCCTCGCCTGAGCGGCCTTCTGGTCGTTGCCGCCCTCGCGCTCGGTGCCCTGCAGCCGGCTGCCGGTCAGCAAACGCTGCGCGCCACGGCGGTGGTCAACGATCAAGTGATCTCCGGTCTGGACGTTGAGATGCGCATGCGCCTGGTCATGCTGTCCGCCGGCATCTCGCAAGAACAGGCCAACCGCGCCCGCCTGCGCGACCAAGTGCTGCGCAACCTGATCAACGAACAACTGCAGCTCCAAGCGGCGGAGCGGTACGGCTATTCGGTCAGCGAAGAGGAGATCGACCAAGCCGTCAGCCAGGTGGCGCAGAACAACAACATGTCGGCTGACCAGTTCCTGGCGATCCTGCGCCAGAACAACGTGCCCGTGGCGACTTTCCGGGAACAGATGCGGGCGAACCTCGCCTGGCAGAAGGTGATCCGGAATCGTCTGACACGTCAGGTCTCGATCTCCGACGAAGACGTCGACGATGCGATGGAACGCTATCGCTCCCGTCAGGGCGAGCGGCAGTACCGAGTGCGGGAAATCTTCCTCGCCGTCGATGACGAGAACGAACTGCCGCGGGTCCGCCAGACCGCCCAGCGACTAATGCAACAGCTCCGCCAGGGCGCGGAGTTCGGCGCGCTCGCCCGGCAGTTCTCGCAATCGCCGACCGCCGCGGACAACGGCGAGATCGGTTGGGTGACCCCGGAGAACCTGCCGGAAGCCGTCGCCGACGCGGTCACGGAGATGCAGCCGGGCCAGCTGGTCGGCCCGGTGCGCGGCTACAGCGGGTTACACCTCGTCAACCTGCTGGACACGCGGGTCCTTTCGCCCAGCAACGAAACAGTCGACCTGCGCCAGCTGTTCACACCGGTGCCCGACAACGCCGACGCGGAGGCGGTGCAGGCGGCGAAGGACCGGCTGAACCGCCTGGCCGAGCCCGCGGATGGCTGCAGTACCTTCAGCACGCTGGCGGACGACAGCGAGCAGGCGCGTACCAGCGACATCGACGACGTCAAGATGAGCGCTCTGCCCGACGAAATCCGGCCGAAGATCGCCGATCTGCCGCTGGAAACCCCGTCCGAGCCGGTCGAGGTCGCAGGCGGCTACGCCGTGCTGATGGTCTGCGCGCGCAGCGGCGGCATCGACCGGGAGGAGATCCGCCGGAACCTGCAGCGGGAGCGGCTCAACATGCTCGCCCAGCGCTACATGCGCGATCTGCGCCGGCAGGCCAACATCGAGTTCCAAACCGATAGCGGGCGGCGCAACGCGCAGGAAGCGGGGTAA
- the betC gene encoding choline-sulfatase yields the protein MSSSTPNILFVMADQLGASALPIYGHKVVKAPNIERLAAGGTVFENAYCNSPLCSTSRVSMLSGRLPSELDAYDNASEFPAAVPTFAHYLRALGYRTCLSGKMHLVGPDQLHGYEERLTTDFYPVDFGWTPNWEKQWEKLSFFHNMDSVTKAGICARSMPIDYDDETTYQAQRRLYDYARDQADTRPFFMTVSLTHPHDPYATTREYWDRYDDSEIDLPSVPHIPPEQRDPHSARLFYHYGMHEQEITDADIRKARHAYYGMTSYVDDKLGQLMDTLERTGMADNTIVIFSADHGDMLGERGMWYKMSFYEWSASVPFVVRHPDVAGGKRVPQTTSLIDLFPTLVDLAGGGTPDPECAPHLKGRSVAPLLQGDAAGWPDTAYSEYLGEGAAGPCLMVRKGRHKYVYSAGEPDSAGDPPQLFDLTDDPQELDDRAGRSDYATIEAELGDLVARTWDLDNLRKRVVESQKRRRFVFDALSRGKPAPWDYAPSYDAANLYIRNDEALSAREYRARLDEPTGAE from the coding sequence ATGTCGTCGAGTACGCCGAACATTCTGTTCGTCATGGCGGACCAATTGGGGGCGTCTGCGCTGCCAATTTACGGACATAAAGTCGTCAAGGCGCCGAATATTGAACGGCTTGCCGCCGGCGGCACGGTGTTCGAGAATGCTTACTGCAATTCGCCGCTGTGCTCGACTTCGCGCGTGTCCATGCTGTCGGGGCGGTTGCCCTCGGAACTGGATGCCTACGACAACGCTTCCGAGTTCCCGGCCGCGGTGCCGACCTTCGCGCACTACCTGCGCGCGCTCGGCTACCGCACGTGCCTGAGCGGCAAGATGCACCTGGTCGGTCCCGACCAGCTCCACGGCTACGAGGAGCGCCTGACCACCGACTTCTATCCGGTCGACTTCGGCTGGACGCCGAACTGGGAGAAGCAGTGGGAGAAGCTGTCCTTCTTCCACAACATGGACAGCGTCACCAAGGCCGGCATCTGTGCGCGCTCCATGCCGATCGACTACGACGACGAGACGACCTACCAGGCACAGCGCCGGCTGTACGACTACGCCCGCGATCAGGCCGATACGCGGCCGTTCTTCATGACCGTCTCGCTGACCCACCCGCACGACCCCTATGCGACCACGCGGGAATACTGGGACCGCTACGACGATAGTGAGATCGACCTGCCGAGCGTGCCGCACATCCCACCGGAGCAGCGCGATCCGCACAGCGCGCGCCTGTTCTATCACTACGGCATGCACGAACAGGAGATCACCGACGCGGACATCCGCAAGGCGCGGCACGCCTATTACGGCATGACCTCTTACGTCGACGACAAGCTGGGCCAGCTGATGGACACGCTCGAGCGCACCGGCATGGCGGACAACACGATCGTCATCTTCTCCGCCGACCACGGTGACATGCTGGGCGAGCGGGGCATGTGGTACAAGATGTCGTTCTACGAATGGTCCGCCTCGGTTCCGTTTGTCGTCCGCCATCCGGATGTCGCCGGCGGCAAGCGGGTGCCGCAGACGACCTCGCTGATCGACCTGTTCCCGACCCTGGTCGACCTAGCCGGCGGCGGCACGCCGGACCCGGAGTGCGCGCCGCACCTGAAGGGCCGCAGCGTCGCACCACTGCTGCAGGGCGATGCCGCCGGTTGGCCGGATACGGCGTACAGCGAATACCTGGGCGAGGGCGCCGCAGGCCCTTGCCTGATGGTGCGCAAGGGCCGGCACAAGTACGTCTACAGTGCGGGCGAGCCCGATAGTGCCGGCGATCCGCCACAGCTGTTCGACCTGACGGACGATCCCCAGGAGTTGGACGACCGTGCGGGCCGGTCGGACTACGCCACGATCGAGGCCGAGTTGGGCGATCTCGTGGCCCGGACCTGGGATCTGGACAACTTGCGCAAGCGGGTCGTGGAAAGCCAGAAGCGCCGGCGCTTCGTGTTCGACGCGCTCAGTCGCGGCAAGCCGGCGCCGTGGGACTATGCGCCCTCCTACGACGCGGCCAACCTGTACATCCGCAACGACGAGGCGCTGTCGGCGCGGGAGTATCGGGCACGTTTGGACGAGCCGACCGGCGCCGAATGA
- the rsmA gene encoding 16S rRNA (adenine(1518)-N(6)/adenine(1519)-N(6))-dimethyltransferase RsmA has translation MADTPAPLPPLRETIRRHGLDARKSLGQHFLLDLNLTGKIARTAGDLSRGTTIEIGPGPGGLTRALLAEGAGHVIAVERDDRCLAALAELADAYPGRLETRAGDALETPLSHLGPPPRRVVANLPYNVSTALLTNWLSEIARDPTVAETLVLMFQKEVADRLVARPGTKDYGRLSVLTQWLTDARIAFNVPKEAFTPPPKIVSSVVKLDPRPQPRAPADPTVLQRVTAAAFNQRRKMLRGSLKPVSRDPQALCSAAGIDPTARAEALSVEEFCALARTLQ, from the coding sequence ATGGCGGACACCCCGGCCCCGCTGCCGCCCCTGCGCGAAACGATCCGCCGCCACGGTCTGGACGCGCGCAAGAGCCTGGGCCAGCACTTCCTGCTCGACCTGAACCTGACGGGCAAGATCGCGCGCACCGCCGGCGATCTGTCCCGCGGCACGACGATCGAGATTGGCCCCGGTCCGGGCGGCCTGACGCGCGCGCTGCTGGCCGAAGGTGCCGGTCACGTGATCGCGGTGGAGCGCGACGACCGCTGCCTGGCCGCGTTGGCCGAATTGGCCGATGCCTATCCGGGCCGCCTGGAAACCAGGGCCGGCGACGCATTGGAGACGCCGCTATCGCATCTTGGGCCCCCGCCGCGCCGCGTGGTCGCCAACCTGCCCTACAACGTCTCGACCGCACTATTGACCAACTGGCTGAGCGAGATCGCCCGCGACCCGACAGTCGCTGAAACGCTTGTGCTGATGTTCCAAAAGGAGGTCGCGGACCGGTTGGTCGCACGGCCCGGGACAAAGGATTACGGGCGTCTCAGCGTGCTGACGCAGTGGCTCACGGACGCCCGCATCGCGTTCAACGTGCCCAAGGAGGCGTTCACGCCGCCGCCCAAGATCGTCTCCAGCGTGGTCAAACTGGACCCACGCCCGCAGCCGCGCGCGCCCGCCGACCCGACCGTATTGCAACGCGTCACGGCCGCTGCTTTCAACCAACGCCGCAAAATGCTGCGTGGGTCCCTGAAGCCGGTAAGCCGCGATCCGCAGGCCTTGTGCTCGGCCGCCGGGATCGACCCCACCGCCCGGGCGGAGGCGCTCAGCGTGGAAGAGTTCTGCGCCCTCGCCCGGACGCTGCAATAG
- a CDS encoding leucyl aminopeptidase translates to MKVAFTSHSLPTSDAVCVGVTADRTLTASAQKLDQATDGALSRALKASARFTGDKQQLLEVLTPAGVENSRVLLVGLGKPDALDVGDLEAIGGELVAKLNAVGESQATFVLDALAGAPVTAPQAAARLALGARLRSYRFDKYRTQEKAEDKPSLTQFTVALSHKKDADNAYRPLEKLASGVETTRDLVSEPANVLTPEALAAECRKLEELGVEVEVLDAKAMRKLGMGALLAVAQGSDKEPKLVTMRWQGGSGKKTPLAVVGKGVCFDSGGISLKPAQGMGDMKWDMGGAGVTVGLMKALAGRKAKLNAVGVVGLVENMPGGAAYRPGDVLTTMSGQTVEVQNTDAEGRLVLADALWYAQQTYEPETMVNLATLTGAVLVALGNRRAGLFANDDTLAQQLTQAGESVGEKLWRLPMDDEYDKDVNSDIADMKNVGDGRNASSTAAAQFLRRFIQKGTKWAHLDIAGVTWSTKDAPIVPKGGTGFGVRLLDCFVADRFER, encoded by the coding sequence ATGAAGGTCGCCTTCACCAGCCACAGCCTGCCCACCAGCGATGCCGTGTGCGTCGGTGTCACCGCGGACCGCACGCTGACCGCCAGCGCCCAGAAGCTTGATCAGGCGACCGACGGCGCGCTCTCCCGCGCGCTCAAGGCGTCCGCCAGATTTACCGGCGACAAACAGCAATTGCTGGAGGTGCTGACGCCTGCCGGTGTGGAAAACAGCCGTGTGCTGCTGGTCGGGCTGGGCAAGCCGGACGCGCTCGACGTTGGCGATCTGGAAGCGATCGGCGGCGAACTGGTCGCCAAGCTGAATGCGGTCGGTGAGAGCCAGGCGACTTTTGTACTCGACGCGCTTGCGGGCGCGCCGGTCACCGCGCCGCAGGCTGCGGCACGGCTGGCCCTGGGCGCGCGGCTGCGTAGCTATCGCTTCGACAAGTACCGCACCCAGGAGAAGGCGGAGGACAAGCCGTCCCTGACTCAGTTCACGGTTGCGTTGTCGCACAAGAAAGACGCGGACAACGCCTATCGGCCGTTGGAGAAGCTCGCGAGCGGTGTGGAGACGACCCGCGACTTGGTCAGCGAGCCCGCCAACGTCCTCACGCCCGAGGCTCTGGCGGCGGAGTGCCGCAAGCTGGAGGAACTGGGCGTCGAGGTCGAGGTGCTGGACGCCAAGGCGATGCGCAAGCTGGGCATGGGTGCGCTGCTGGCGGTCGCGCAGGGCTCGGACAAGGAGCCGAAGCTGGTGACCATGCGCTGGCAGGGCGGGTCCGGCAAGAAGACCCCGCTCGCCGTGGTCGGTAAGGGCGTGTGCTTCGATTCCGGCGGCATCTCGCTCAAGCCCGCGCAGGGGATGGGCGACATGAAGTGGGACATGGGCGGCGCCGGCGTCACGGTCGGGCTGATGAAGGCGCTGGCCGGGCGCAAGGCAAAGCTGAACGCCGTCGGGGTGGTCGGTTTGGTCGAGAATATGCCGGGCGGCGCGGCGTACAGGCCGGGCGACGTGCTGACCACCATGTCCGGGCAGACGGTCGAGGTGCAGAACACCGACGCGGAAGGGCGCCTGGTGCTGGCCGACGCGCTCTGGTACGCGCAGCAAACGTACGAGCCGGAAACGATGGTTAACTTGGCGACCCTGACCGGGGCCGTCCTGGTCGCGCTCGGCAACCGCCGCGCCGGTCTGTTCGCCAACGACGACACGTTGGCTCAGCAACTGACGCAAGCCGGGGAGTCGGTCGGCGAGAAGCTGTGGCGCCTGCCGATGGACGACGAGTACGACAAGGACGTCAACTCCGACATCGCCGACATGAAGAACGTTGGCGATGGCCGCAACGCCAGCTCGACGGCTGCCGCCCAGTTTCTGCGTCGGTTTATTCAAAAGGGCACCAAGTGGGCCCACCTGGATATTGCCGGTGTGACCTGGTCGACCAAGGACGCACCGATCGTGCCCAAGGGCGGTACCGGTTTCGGGGTGCGGTTGCTGGACTGCTTCGTGGCTGACCGCTTCGAGCGGTAG
- a CDS encoding helix-turn-helix transcriptional regulator: MAGKISLGTGCGVVIWENQNDWVHYERPDHHTFSLYLKDGTGTRRLDAGGIAGWPGAVCILPAGHRSDWEITSASQFVHLYLSDEALRSAFSRIHACDARRLDLAEENFVDKPEVSVPLAELARAAVSNDPLRADTALAEFVARLPGRTARVSGGLPPYVIRRVEEYVVANLSGTIRLDDLAELAGMSGFHFHRMFRLARGCPPHVWITQHRVHRAKVLLRTPVSIAEVAVACGFSSQSHLTRVFREQTGRTPGQFRRAWQAR; encoded by the coding sequence ATGGCCGGCAAGATCAGCCTCGGCACCGGCTGCGGCGTCGTTATCTGGGAAAACCAAAACGATTGGGTGCATTATGAACGGCCGGACCACCACACCTTCAGCCTCTACCTGAAGGACGGCACGGGCACCCGGCGGCTCGATGCCGGCGGCATTGCCGGCTGGCCCGGCGCCGTCTGCATCCTGCCCGCAGGACACCGGTCGGACTGGGAGATCACCAGCGCGTCCCAGTTCGTGCATCTCTACCTGTCGGACGAGGCGCTGCGCAGCGCCTTCTCCCGGATTCACGCGTGCGACGCCCGCCGGCTCGACCTTGCGGAGGAGAATTTCGTCGACAAGCCGGAAGTTTCCGTACCGCTTGCGGAACTTGCCCGCGCCGCCGTATCGAACGACCCACTCCGGGCCGACACCGCGCTGGCGGAGTTCGTCGCACGGCTTCCGGGCCGCACCGCCCGCGTGTCGGGCGGGTTACCTCCCTACGTGATCCGCCGGGTGGAGGAGTACGTCGTTGCGAACCTCTCCGGCACGATCCGCTTGGACGATCTTGCAGAGCTGGCCGGAATGTCCGGGTTTCACTTCCACCGGATGTTCCGACTGGCGCGCGGCTGCCCGCCGCATGTCTGGATCACCCAGCACCGCGTGCACCGCGCCAAGGTGCTTCTCCGCACCCCGGTGTCGATCGCGGAAGTGGCCGTGGCATGCGGCTTTTCCAGCCAGAGCCATCTGACCCGCGTGTTCCGCGAGCAGACCGGCCGCACACCGGGGCAGTTCCGCAGGGCCTGGCAGGCGCGATGA